tattgaaacatttttttcctaAATTAAGATTTAACGAAATTGCTTTGTGAAAAATCTTTGAAATTTTTCTTCTTGGAACATTTAAAGATTGTTTGAgccatgtcttgtttatttacttATTGGCTCTCAAAGtgattttattgcttttttctGCTAATAAATTGTTCCTTTTGTGTTCCTTTTGAGTCCTCACCCTCATAGTAGTGGTCTTCTACGGTGATGATGCGTCCTCTGGTAGCTCTAGCGTTGTCGATGATGGTCTTGGAGTCCAGGGGTTTGATGGTGAACGGGTCAATCACGCGGATgttgattctctctggtggaagggacagaaaacatgtttttattttctttagaaATCCCAGTGTAGGGGAAAACCCCTAAATCtgatgttttatatgttttatgctGGTTTTGGTTGGTTTCTATCTCTACCTTTCTTCAGCATTTCAGCAGCTGCCAAAGCCTCATGGAGGGTCACGCCTGCTCCAACCACAGTCACCTGATCGTCATTGGTTTTATAGGCAACCTGAGAGGAAAAGCAACATACAGAGGTACCGATATGTATGTGGAGAATGTGGAAAACAAGAAAGCATCAGTCAGCTTTGTCATTTGTGATAACAAAGAACACATttcttatttccttgtttttgtCACCATGAAGTGACTTTGCTGCAAACGTTGTTGAGAGAGACACGGATACAAACCTTTGCCTGTCCAACATGGAAATCTTCATTGCAGTTGTAAATGATGTTGTTCTCTGGGCGGCTTGTTCGAATGAAACACAAACCCTAAAGACGGATAAGAAATCATCTACTTGGCTCTGTTTTAACTCAAATTATGGAAAATGAAGAGTTGAATATATAATGAGTACCTTTGTGTTGGCTGCGAGCTCCACAGCCTTCTCAGTGGAGACTCCATCACTTGGATAGAAGACCGTTGCCGTGGGAATGGCTCTGAACATGGCCAGGTCCTCCAGACCCATCTGAGAGGGTCCATCCTCACCTAAACACAGATTCCAGCACCAGAACAACCACTTCAGACACAATAACACTTGCAGGTTTGCTGTAGGCCAGATAATTAATTCTTTGAGGCTGGCATGCATTCAGTCTGCAAAGGTGAACATGCAGTGTACCTGATGAGGCAGAGGAGAAGgtgaaaaggaagaaggaaagggaGGTGAGAGAGAATCAGGCCGCTCTGTCATCACTTCCATgacacagagacagagagagggaaGAGAGACAGGAAGCTACCGGGGGAGGACTACGGACAACATAAAGGTTGAGAAGATGGAGGTAAAAGTTTTAGCTTTCAGGGGTTTAAATACGGACAAGTGACTCAACCAGctgaaaaaaaatccccccacAAAAAAGAATTTGCCTCAATTTGCAGTCATATTTATCCATCTTTTACTATCATGATGTAGATGCCAGAGGAAGTCTGGAGATAACAAAAAGTGAGGATCAATAAAACAAGAACTGACCGATAGAGACGCCGCAGTGGGAACCGCAGAGATTGATGTTGCTCTCGGAGATGGCCGCCATTCGGAGCTGGTCGTAGGCCCGAGTGAAGAACGTGGCGAAGGTGCTGGCAAACACCACGTTACGGTCGCGGACAGCGCAGCCAATCGCCACGCTCACCTGCAGGAGCCGAGAGAAAGAACAAAGACGAAAAGGGGGAATGACGTAACacagaaaaaccaaaaaactacCTCAAGTGTGCATCGTTAATAAATGATGCGTTTCATTTTTGATACACATGTGCCTCCCTTCCTCTAAAGAGGGACAACAAAGCACCAGTGTTGACTCACATCAGGGACATCACAGTTTTTCATGCCACTCACAGCATTTAACACAAAGTAAAACATAGCTGTCGCACTTCTACCTCCGTATTAAATAAACCCTCAAATATAAACTTCCCTGCATAATTCACAACTGCTGCACTCAGAGCAGACACAATACTAATACTTGTTGAATTAGTGGGCATTTCAGATTTATAACCATCATATTTGAGCTTAAATTCAACCATTTCAGATCAGATGTGGTTATATGAAGTAGTTAAAATACTTAATTCATCCAAAGAAGTAGAAAACTATTTTAAGTGACGTGCTGTGTGGATGACTGGTTGATAAAAGTTAATAAAAGTTAAACATTAACACTGATAAAAGTCTATGTTAATGCAGAGATGAAAGAGCAGCGAAAAGACTAGAAAGAGCAAGTTTAACTGCTTGGAAACAGAAACCAACAGAAGATTTCAGGTAAGAAAATGAAAACAGGCATCAACTACATTTACTTGTCTTAAACGTCTGAATAGATGCGAGAACTCATTTCTGAAGAACTGTATTGTTGTAATTGTACTCAACATTTAgcagagcgaggaataagattCGAGCTTGGGTGCAGTacttgttattatttttcttgtgAACGTGCAAGTATTCTTTCACAGTTTACGCTCCGGCCGTCTGAAGGTGCTGTCGCTCTTCCTCACCATGTTCTGCTCTGCGATGTAGCACTCCACGTAGCGGTTGGggtgttcatttttaaacagctCGGAGAAGGTGGAGTTTTTGGTGTCTCCATCCAGAACCACCAGGCGCTCGTTGTAGCGGCCCAGTTTGGCCAGAGCCATCCCGTAGGCCTTCCTCGTAGCAATCTGGTAACCCGGAGTCAAAACAGTTGATTAAGATTCAAATACACACTTTGTTTACCGATGCATTAtagttgcaacaaaaaaaaaaaagagatgtcaTTAAATGTATATTGCGTACGAGTGGGATCTGACCTTGTCTCCAGGTTTGTAGCTGGGTGCGCTCGGCATGCGGATGTTGCGGATGCTGACGGGAGATGCGTCCTCGTTGGGTGGAGCAGGATAGAGACGTTTGTTGCAGCTGGCGATGCGGCTCTGCAGCTCTTTAATGGCACTCTCTGCCACGTCTTTGGGCAAAGGCTTGCCGTGCCAGCCCATCTTATCCTCAGCAGCTAAAAGACACACACATTATTTTAGCAGGGGACAGTTTATGCATCCCTTACTGTTGCATGTACCATATATGTGAAAGATATACACATTTTATATGAGTCAGTAAAGTCACATCTAGGAAGGTTATTATGAAAGATAAAGCTGAGCTGTAGGTGCCTAAAGGTTGAAACGTGCACCAGCAATATCAAAAGCACACTTTCCAAGTAAAATTCCTTCTGGTCTCCTAAATAAACATTTCTCCTCCACGTTTATCCAAGCGCACatagaaataagcctaataaGCCCATCCAGCTGTCTTACTCATAACAACTTTCCACTTCAGTCAGTCACAACGAGCCGTCTCAAAAGGTCAGAGGTCGGGATCAAGGGCCACAGGTTTACAACAACGTTCGGCATTTCTAACACGGCCTCTTGATAACGACGACATATTGCTCTTATATATCTTGTTGTTACAACAACTGCCTTTGTGCCCCGTTCTCTTTCACACACACTTAGGCTTGtcacaacacaaacacaatggGGCGCTGCTCGGGGTGAATCCTACATATTCTGAGGGATTACTGAACTGCAGTAGCTAAAACTCTGAAGCGCTGCCTGGATTATGGCGGGTTAGGGGCCCTGCGGCAATGATGGAGCGTCCTTGGGatgttgaaatgaaaaaaacaaaacaacctctGCCTAATCTTGAACCCCCCCTGGACTGGTTGTCGTACCTGGGATGCCCTTGCCCTTGGTGGTTTTAGCGATGATGGCGAGCGGCTGATGGTGGGGCTGATTCAGCACTTTGCACAACTCCTCCACGCTGTGGCCGTCCACGATGATGGAGTGCCAGCTGGGAAAATGGAGAAGATGAACTTTACATACCGTAATTAACTTATTCTGCTTTTTAAAAAGGACGTTCAGCAATAAAAATGGAAACAAGTAACACATTCTCACACTTTAGTAGCAGGAAAAAGTGAACTGCAGCTATTTTGTTTGGTGCAGATTGATGCAGATCCAAACACCtgaccccctcaccccccctgcTCACCCAAAGGCCTCGCAGCGCCTCTGGTATTTCTCCACATGGTGCTGCAAAGGAGTCGGATCGCTCTGACCCAGCCGGTTGATGTCCAAGATGGCCACCAGGTTGTCTAGCTGGTAGTAGGAGGCGAAGGCCATGGCCTCCCACACCGAGCCCTCGGACAACTCTCCATCGCCCAGCAGGCAGAAGACCCGATAGCTGCAAACAGAGACGCCGTACTTTTATTAAATATGAACCAAACCGGGCAAATATATTGAGATATATCAGCTTAATTTCTGCTTGACACATCTCTTGGTCCCCCTGATTCCTGACCCTCCCACCGTCCCAGCTCCAGCCCTCTCTCCCGCTCTTTGCTTATCC
This is a stretch of genomic DNA from Cololabis saira isolate AMF1-May2022 chromosome 12, fColSai1.1, whole genome shotgun sequence. It encodes these proteins:
- the LOC133457375 gene encoding transketolase-like: MEDYHKPDQQTVQALRNLAARLRINSIKATTAAGSGHPTSCCSVAEIMSVLFFHSMKYRPEEPRNPNNDRFILSKGHAAPVLYAVWAETGYLKENELLNLRKVDSILEGHPVPKQQFVDVATGSLGQGLGAACGMAYTGKYFDRASYRVFCLLGDGELSEGSVWEAMAFASYYQLDNLVAILDINRLGQSDPTPLQHHVEKYQRRCEAFGWHSIIVDGHSVEELCKVLNQPHHQPLAIIAKTTKGKGIPAAEDKMGWHGKPLPKDVAESAIKELQSRIASCNKRLYPAPPNEDASPVSIRNIRMPSAPSYKPGDKIATRKAYGMALAKLGRYNERLVVLDGDTKNSTFSELFKNEHPNRYVECYIAEQNMVSVAIGCAVRDRNVVFASTFATFFTRAYDQLRMAAISESNINLCGSHCGVSIGEDGPSQMGLEDLAMFRAIPTATVFYPSDGVSTEKAVELAANTKGLCFIRTSRPENNIIYNCNEDFHVGQAKVAYKTNDDQVTVVGAGVTLHEALAAAEMLKKERINIRVIDPFTIKPLDSKTIIDNARATRGRIITVEDHYYEGGLGEAVCSAVVKESGLVVHRLAVSQVPRSGKPQELLRIFGIDREAIAQAVRKLLSSSANAK